In the genome of Arachis stenosperma cultivar V10309 chromosome 2, arast.V10309.gnm1.PFL2, whole genome shotgun sequence, the window GAATAAGTCATTGAAAGATCTGATATGCAACCTTGGTGATCATTTGTGACAAGCACGTTGGATGATCTTATATTGCCATGGACATAAGTTCCTCCATCGAGAGAGTGGATATGAGCAAGACCCTTGGCAACTCCGAGTAAAATCTTCATTCTTGAATCCCAATCTAATGGGTTCTCTTTATCTTTGGTTGTCCCTGTCATTAAGTTTCATAggtacaataaaaataattatataattcaTAACCAAAAGTTTAAGTGAATGCTAAGAAATGTCCTTAATGTTTTGTTAGAGAACTAAATTTTGCTAAATCAATAATCAGCCAACAAAATAGTGGATGAATAAATATTAAAGGaaggaaaaaataaatttaaagaaaaaaaatattgcctgATTGTTGGGTGAAAAAAGTTGGTTCtctatttttcaatcaaatattcAAAATGATACTAATAAGCATGAAATTTACCATGCAATAGCTCGAAAAAGCTTCCTTTTGCCATGTAGTCATATACCAGTAGATTTTCACCATTGGAACAATAATAGCAGGCAAGAGGAGACAGAACATTTGGGTGCTGAGAAATTCTTTGCACAATCTCTATCTTCTCTTcaaatattttcttctttaccatcacatcttttaatttctttacaACTAATGTTACGCCATTTTCCAAGAGGATTTTGCAGGTAATTGCATAACTTGTATTTCCAAGAACTTCAGCAGAAGCTCTCAACAATTCCTTAATATCAAATTTATAAGGACACccttcataaaaaataatttttcgaCGAATATGATCATCATAGCATCGATCACAATATAAATATGTCTCAATATCTTCCGTGTGTGAGGTAGTATTTTTCTGAATGATACTACCACATGACATGCAACGAACATAGGGCGGTTCTAAGGGGTTAAATCCACCACTTATCTTATTTAGAATTGGTGTTATAGGCAGACATATACCCATGAATCTTTTCCTATCTGGATATGATTGATCATAGGATTTGATAGTCGTCCAATGCTTTTCTTCTTGACTATTATTTGCTTTTTCCTTATTCTATATACACAAGGAAACAGAACATGAATGATGTAGACATGTAGTTAAGTAATGTTCTGAAAAAAGTATTCATAATGAAATATAGTGAACCCAGCTTAATTAAGAATAGGTAATGCAGAAATCATTTCTTTCATTCTCAAATAATAGATGtaagaaattaacaaaaatactatttatactagtgacttattttagtggttgattttaatgtatatctattatagttgaaaaattaattatttttgttaatacaaAAATACTTGTTTATgtaaaatccttttcaaaaatattacttGTATATTAAAATCTGTCACTATATATTTAtgcataaatatatatgttgttttatttatttttaatatatattttatattttaacatatattttatactaatgactaatttttgtgactatttttagtatatatgtaatataattaa includes:
- the LOC130961927 gene encoding probable inactive receptor kinase At5g58300 — translated: MEDLFHVVSQNKEKANNSQEEKHWTTIKSYDQSYPDRKRFMGICLPITPILNKISGGFNPLEPPYVRCMSCGSIIQKNTTSHTEDIETYLYCDRCYDDHIRRKIIFYEGCPYKFDIKELLRASAEVLGNTSYAITCKILLENGVTLVVKKLKDVMVKKKIFEEKIEIVQRISQHPNVLSPLACYYCSNGENLLVYDYMAKGSFFELLHGTTKDKENPLDWDSRMKILLGVAKGLAHIHSLDGGTYVHGNIRSSNVLVTNDHQGCISDLSMTYSLSISFPQFRNTGYQDRDFRFGTKKKVKVLTQKCDVYSFGVLLFEMLTGRVPSEYNDALPWDVYLDVKDGIPVFDSAIGDNIKDAWKMKELADECASLVPSKSPSMDEVVRRMEKIRAS